A region of Pseudomonas saponiphila DNA encodes the following proteins:
- the gshA gene encoding glutamate--cysteine ligase, which translates to MSELLNRRLALLGERANLSLLEQCLHGIERECLRVTGEGRLAQTPHPEELGSALTNEQITTDYSESLLEFITPALADPADTLASLDKIHRFAYSKLGNEYLWSPSMPCPLPAEEDIPIAYYGTSNIGQLKYVYRKGLALRYGKTMQCIAGIHYNFSLPEQLWPLLKEAEGFVGSDRDYQSSAYIALIRNFRRYSWLLMYLFGASPALDAGFLRGRSHQLEQLDAETLYLPYATSLRMSDLGYQSKAQAGLTPCYNDLNSYTDSLRKAVATPYAPYVAVGTHKDGEWVQLNTNILQIENEYYSNIRPKRVTYTGERPIQALMARGIQYVEARCLDINPFLPLGIDIQEARFLDAFLLYCALNESPLFENNECGNATSNFLAVVKEGRRPGLQLQRQGQPVEMKEWATELLEQIAPLAALLDQSHGSDVHSKALDAQRAKVKDSSLTPSAQVLAAMSEHKESFSQFSLRQSQVHAEYFRNQPLAKEEQAAFEDAARKSLEQQTELEQNEVGDFDVFVGAYQASILAISN; encoded by the coding sequence TTGAGCGAACTTCTCAACCGCCGCCTGGCTCTGCTCGGCGAGCGCGCTAACCTCTCCCTGCTCGAGCAGTGCCTGCACGGTATCGAACGTGAATGCCTGCGTGTCACCGGCGAAGGCCGCCTGGCACAGACCCCGCACCCGGAAGAACTGGGTTCCGCGCTGACCAACGAACAGATCACCACCGACTATTCCGAGTCGCTGCTTGAGTTCATCACCCCGGCCCTCGCGGACCCGGCGGATACCCTGGCCAGCCTCGACAAGATTCATCGCTTCGCCTACAGCAAGCTCGGCAACGAGTACCTGTGGAGTCCATCGATGCCGTGCCCGTTGCCGGCCGAGGAAGACATCCCGATCGCCTACTACGGCACCTCCAACATCGGCCAGCTCAAGTACGTGTACCGCAAGGGCCTGGCCCTGCGCTACGGCAAGACCATGCAGTGCATTGCCGGGATCCACTACAACTTTTCCCTGCCGGAACAGTTGTGGCCCCTGCTCAAGGAAGCCGAAGGCTTCGTCGGCAGCGACCGTGACTACCAGTCCTCGGCCTATATCGCCCTGATCCGCAATTTCCGCCGCTACAGCTGGCTGCTGATGTACCTGTTCGGCGCCTCGCCGGCCCTGGACGCGGGTTTCCTGCGCGGCCGCTCGCACCAGTTGGAACAACTGGACGCCGAAACCCTGTACCTGCCCTACGCCACCAGCCTGCGCATGAGCGACCTGGGCTACCAGAGCAAGGCCCAGGCCGGCCTGACCCCTTGCTACAACGACCTGAACAGCTACACCGACAGCCTGCGCAAGGCCGTGGCCACGCCCTACGCGCCCTACGTGGCGGTCGGCACCCACAAGGATGGCGAGTGGGTGCAACTGAACACCAACATCCTGCAGATCGAAAACGAGTACTACTCCAACATCCGCCCCAAGCGCGTGACCTACACCGGCGAGCGGCCGATCCAGGCGCTGATGGCCCGAGGCATCCAGTACGTCGAAGCCCGTTGCCTGGACATCAACCCGTTCCTGCCCCTGGGGATCGACATTCAGGAAGCCCGCTTCCTCGACGCCTTCCTCTTGTATTGCGCGCTCAACGAAAGCCCGCTGTTCGAGAACAACGAGTGCGGCAATGCCACCTCGAACTTCCTCGCCGTGGTCAAGGAAGGCCGGCGTCCGGGCCTGCAACTGCAACGCCAGGGCCAGCCGGTGGAAATGAAGGAGTGGGCCACCGAACTGCTGGAGCAGATCGCGCCACTGGCCGCCCTGCTCGACCAGAGCCACGGCAGCGATGTGCACAGCAAGGCGCTGGACGCCCAGCGGGCCAAGGTCAAGGATTCGTCCCTGACCCCGTCGGCCCAGGTGCTGGCGGCCATGAGCGAGCACAAGGAGAGCTTCAGCCAGTTCTCCCTGCGCCAGAGCCAGGTGCATGCCGAGTACTTCCGCAACCAGCCCCTGGCCAAGGAAGAACAAGCCGCCTTCGAAGACGCGGCGCGCAAATCCCTGGAACAGCAGACCGAGCTGGAACAGAACGAAGTGGGTGATTTCGACGTGTTCGTCGGCGCCTACCAGGCCAGCATCCTGGCCATCAGCAACTGA
- a CDS encoding PaaI family thioesterase codes for MQIPAGLTESAFSQLLGCRLQRLETGEADVALELTPQLRNRGQKLHGGAIFSLVDIAMGLACSSTHGFDQQSATIECKINYIRAVAEGEVLCRAKVIHPGRRTLVVEADVIQGDKLVAKAQGTFAVL; via the coding sequence ATGCAAATCCCTGCCGGCCTGACCGAAAGCGCCTTCAGCCAATTGCTCGGCTGCCGTCTGCAACGCCTGGAAACCGGCGAGGCGGACGTCGCCCTGGAGCTGACCCCGCAGTTGCGCAATCGCGGGCAAAAGCTGCACGGCGGGGCGATCTTCAGCCTGGTGGACATTGCCATGGGGCTGGCCTGTTCCAGCACCCACGGCTTTGACCAGCAGAGCGCCACCATCGAGTGCAAGATCAACTACATCCGCGCGGTGGCCGAGGGCGAGGTGCTGTGCCGGGCCAAGGTGATCCACCCTGGCCGCCGCACCCTGGTGGTCGAAGCGGACGTGATCCAGGGCGACAAACTGGTCGCTAAAGCACAAGGCACCTTCGCGGTCCTATAG
- a CDS encoding Tex family protein: protein MDSINSRIAEELGVRPQQVEAAVALLDEGSTVPFIARYRKEVTGSLDDTQLRHLEERLRYLRELDERRISILASIEEQGKLTPELARDIKLADTKTRLEDLYLPYKQKRRTKGQIALEAGLGELADGLFNDPNLAPEAEAARFVNAEKGVADVKAALEGAKYILMERFAEDAGLLDKLRNFLKQEATLSARVVAGKEEEGAKFRDYFEHDEPLKSMPSHRALAIFRGRNEGILSSALKVGDELPGTMHPCEGMIGQHVGIQNQNRPADKWLGEVVRWTWKVKLYTHLETDLLGELRDNAETEAINVFAHNLHDLLLAAPAGPRATLGLDPGLRTGCKVAVVDATGKLLDHATVYPHVPHNKWDQTLGILAALCAKHSVDLIAIGNGTASRETDKLAAELIKKYPAMKMTKVMVSEAGASVYSASELAAKEFPDLDVSIRGAVSIARRLQDPLAELVKIDPKSIGVGQYQHDVSQLKLARGLDAVVEDCVNAVGVDVNTASVALLARISGLNATLAQNIVSHRDEHGAFKTRAALKKVARLGEKTFEQAAGFLRVMNGDNPLDASAVHPEAYPLVQRIAADTGRDIRSLIGDSGFLKRLDPKKFTDETFGLPTVTDILQELDKPGRDPRPEFKTAEFQDGVEDLKDLQLGMILEGVVTNVTNFGAFVDIGVHQDGLVHISALSEKFIKDPREAVKAGDVVKVKVMEVDIPRKRVGLSMRMSDTPGEKIDGARGSRPGSAPRSSQGNAPRKETTAAAPSNNAMASLFANAKQLKKR from the coding sequence ATGGACAGCATCAACAGCCGCATTGCCGAGGAACTCGGTGTACGCCCACAACAGGTCGAAGCGGCCGTCGCTCTATTGGATGAAGGCTCCACCGTGCCCTTCATCGCCCGCTACCGGAAAGAAGTCACTGGCAGCCTCGATGACACCCAACTGCGTCATCTGGAAGAGCGCCTGCGCTATCTGCGAGAACTCGACGAACGGCGGATCAGCATCCTGGCCAGCATCGAAGAGCAGGGCAAGCTGACCCCGGAATTGGCCCGCGACATCAAACTGGCCGACACCAAGACCCGCCTCGAAGACCTTTACCTGCCTTATAAACAGAAGCGCCGCACCAAGGGCCAGATCGCCCTGGAAGCCGGCCTCGGCGAACTGGCGGACGGCCTGTTCAACGACCCCAACCTGGCTCCGGAAGCCGAAGCCGCGCGCTTCGTCAACGCCGAGAAGGGCGTAGCCGACGTCAAGGCGGCGCTGGAAGGCGCCAAGTACATCCTCATGGAACGCTTCGCCGAAGACGCCGGTTTGCTGGACAAGCTGCGCAACTTCCTCAAACAGGAAGCCACCCTCAGCGCCCGCGTGGTCGCCGGCAAGGAAGAAGAAGGCGCCAAGTTCCGCGACTACTTCGAACACGATGAACCACTGAAAAGCATGCCGTCGCACCGTGCCCTGGCAATTTTCCGCGGCCGCAACGAAGGCATTCTCAGCTCCGCGCTGAAAGTCGGTGACGAGCTGCCGGGCACCATGCACCCCTGCGAAGGCATGATCGGCCAGCACGTGGGCATCCAGAACCAGAACCGCCCTGCCGACAAATGGCTCGGCGAAGTGGTGCGCTGGACCTGGAAGGTCAAGCTCTACACCCACCTGGAAACCGACCTGCTGGGCGAGCTGCGCGACAACGCGGAAACCGAGGCGATCAACGTCTTCGCCCACAACCTGCACGACCTGCTGCTGGCCGCTCCGGCCGGCCCGCGCGCCACCCTGGGCCTGGACCCGGGCCTGCGCACCGGCTGCAAGGTGGCGGTGGTGGATGCCACCGGCAAGCTGCTGGACCACGCCACCGTCTACCCCCACGTACCGCACAACAAGTGGGACCAGACCCTGGGCATCCTGGCCGCGCTGTGCGCCAAGCACTCGGTGGACCTGATCGCCATCGGCAACGGCACCGCCAGCCGCGAGACCGACAAGCTGGCCGCCGAGCTGATCAAGAAATACCCCGCGATGAAGATGACCAAGGTCATGGTTTCCGAAGCCGGTGCATCGGTGTACTCGGCCTCGGAACTGGCGGCCAAGGAATTCCCGGACCTGGACGTGTCGATCCGTGGCGCGGTGTCCATCGCCCGCCGCCTGCAGGACCCACTGGCGGAACTGGTGAAGATCGATCCGAAATCCATCGGTGTCGGCCAGTACCAGCACGACGTCTCGCAGCTGAAACTGGCCCGCGGCCTGGACGCTGTGGTGGAAGACTGCGTGAACGCCGTCGGCGTTGACGTCAACACCGCTTCCGTGGCCCTGTTGGCGCGGATCTCCGGCCTCAACGCGACCCTGGCGCAGAACATCGTCAGCCACCGCGACGAACACGGTGCATTCAAGACCCGCGCCGCGCTGAAAAAGGTCGCCCGCCTGGGTGAAAAGACCTTCGAACAGGCCGCCGGCTTCCTGCGGGTGATGAACGGCGACAACCCGCTGGACGCCTCGGCGGTGCACCCGGAAGCCTACCCGCTGGTACAGCGCATCGCCGCCGACACCGGCCGCGACATTCGCTCGCTGATCGGCGACAGCGGCTTCCTCAAGCGCCTGGATCCGAAGAAATTCACCGACGAAACCTTCGGCCTGCCCACCGTCACCGACATCCTCCAGGAACTGGACAAGCCGGGCCGCGACCCGCGTCCGGAGTTCAAGACCGCCGAGTTCCAGGACGGCGTCGAAGACCTCAAGGACCTGCAACTGGGGATGATCCTCGAAGGCGTGGTGACCAACGTCACCAACTTCGGCGCCTTCGTCGACATCGGCGTGCATCAGGATGGCCTGGTGCACATCTCGGCGCTGTCGGAGAAGTTCATCAAGGACCCGCGTGAAGCGGTTAAGGCCGGCGACGTGGTCAAGGTCAAGGTCATGGAAGTCGACATCCCGCGTAAACGCGTGGGCCTGTCGATGCGCATGAGCGACACCCCGGGCGAGAAGATCGACGGTGCTCGCGGCTCCCGCCCAGGCTCGGCGCCGCGCTCCTCCCAAGGCAATGCGCCACGCAAGGAAACCACCGCAGCCGCCCCGAGCAACAACGCCATGGCCTCGCTGTTCGCCAATGCCAAGCAGTTGAAGAAGCGCTGA
- the ompR gene encoding two-component system response regulator OmpR: MSSTAQTAEGEKILIVDDDPGLSSLLERFFVSKGYRARAVPNTEQMDRLLGREVFNLVVLDLMLPGEDGLTACRRLRSANNQIPIIMLTAKGDELSRIKGLELGADDYLAKPFNPDELMARVKAVLRRQSAPVPGAPGSEDESVSFGDYELSLATRELKRGDEVHMLTTGEFAVLKALVMNARQPLTRDKLMNLARGREWDALERSIDVQISRLRRMIEPDPSKPRYIQTVWGVGYVFVPDGTATK; encoded by the coding sequence ATGAGCAGCACTGCACAAACTGCTGAAGGCGAAAAAATTCTTATTGTTGACGATGACCCGGGGCTGAGCAGCCTGCTGGAGCGTTTCTTCGTCAGCAAGGGCTACCGTGCCCGCGCTGTACCGAACACCGAGCAAATGGACCGTCTGCTGGGTCGCGAAGTGTTCAACCTGGTGGTCCTCGACCTGATGCTGCCTGGCGAAGACGGCCTGACCGCTTGCCGCCGCCTGCGCAGCGCCAACAACCAGATCCCGATCATCATGCTCACCGCCAAGGGCGACGAACTGAGCCGCATCAAGGGCCTGGAACTGGGCGCCGACGATTACCTGGCCAAGCCGTTCAACCCTGACGAGCTGATGGCGCGGGTCAAGGCCGTGCTGCGTCGTCAGTCGGCTCCGGTGCCGGGTGCGCCGGGCAGCGAAGACGAAAGCGTGAGCTTCGGTGACTACGAACTGTCCCTGGCCACCCGCGAGCTCAAGCGCGGCGATGAAGTGCACATGCTCACCACCGGTGAGTTCGCGGTGCTCAAGGCCCTGGTGATGAACGCTCGTCAGCCGCTGACCCGCGACAAGCTGATGAACCTGGCCCGTGGCCGCGAGTGGGACGCCCTGGAGCGTTCCATCGACGTGCAGATTTCCCGCCTGCGGCGGATGATCGAGCCCGACCCTTCCAAGCCGCGCTACATCCAGACCGTCTGGGGCGTGGGTTATGTCTTCGTGCCGGATGGCACCGCGACCAAGTGA
- a CDS encoding ATP-binding protein, whose translation MKTPLWFPQSFFSRTLWLVLIVVLFSKALTLVYLLMNEDVLVDRQYSHGVALTLRAYWAADESNRDQIAEAAGLIKVVGSGVPAGEQHWPYSEIYQRQMQAELGADTEVRLRMHAPPALWVRAPSLGDGWLKVPLYPHPLRGQKIWSVLGWFLAIGLLSTASAWIFVSQLNQPLKRLVYAARQLGQGRSVRLPISDTPSEMTEVYRAFNQMAEDVEQAGRERELMLAGVSHDLRTPLTRLRLSLELMGAHTDLTDDMVRDIEDMDAILDQFLAFIRDGRDESVEEVDLSDLVREVAAPYNQNQERVHLRLEPIQPFPLRRVSMKRLLNNLIGNALNHAGTDVEVAAYVSGDTKAPYVVLSVMDRGAGIDPSELEAIFNPFTRGDRARGGKGTGLGLAIVKRIAALHGGNVELRNRPDGGLEVRVRLPLGLLLPRDAD comes from the coding sequence ATGAAAACCCCGCTGTGGTTCCCCCAGAGTTTCTTCTCCCGCACCCTGTGGCTGGTGCTGATCGTGGTGCTGTTTTCCAAGGCATTGACCCTGGTTTATCTGTTGATGAACGAGGACGTGCTGGTGGACCGGCAGTACAGCCACGGCGTGGCCCTGACCCTGCGCGCCTACTGGGCCGCCGACGAATCCAACCGCGACCAGATCGCCGAGGCCGCCGGCCTGATCAAGGTGGTGGGTAGCGGCGTGCCGGCCGGCGAGCAGCACTGGCCCTACAGTGAGATCTACCAGCGGCAGATGCAGGCCGAGCTGGGCGCCGACACCGAAGTGCGCCTGCGCATGCATGCGCCGCCGGCGCTCTGGGTACGGGCCCCGAGCCTGGGGGATGGCTGGCTCAAGGTGCCGCTGTATCCGCACCCGCTGCGGGGGCAGAAGATCTGGAGCGTGCTGGGCTGGTTCCTGGCCATTGGCCTCTTGTCCACCGCCTCGGCGTGGATCTTCGTCAGCCAGCTCAACCAACCGCTCAAGCGCCTGGTCTACGCCGCCCGGCAACTGGGCCAGGGGCGCAGTGTGCGCCTGCCGATCAGTGATACACCGAGCGAGATGACCGAGGTCTATCGCGCCTTCAACCAGATGGCCGAGGACGTGGAACAGGCGGGGCGCGAACGCGAGCTGATGCTGGCGGGTGTGTCCCACGACCTGCGCACGCCACTGACCCGCTTGCGCCTGTCGCTGGAGCTGATGGGCGCGCACACCGACCTGACCGACGACATGGTCCGGGATATCGAGGACATGGATGCGATCCTCGACCAGTTCCTGGCGTTTATCCGCGACGGCCGCGACGAGTCGGTGGAAGAGGTGGACTTGAGCGATCTGGTGCGCGAAGTGGCCGCGCCCTACAACCAGAACCAGGAGCGGGTGCACCTGCGCCTGGAGCCGATCCAGCCGTTCCCGCTGCGTCGGGTATCGATGAAGCGCCTGCTCAACAACCTGATCGGCAACGCCTTGAATCACGCTGGGACGGATGTCGAGGTGGCGGCCTATGTGTCCGGAGACACCAAGGCGCCGTATGTGGTGCTGAGCGTGATGGACCGCGGCGCGGGGATCGACCCTTCGGAACTGGAAGCGATCTTCAACCCCTTCACCCGTGGCGACCGTGCCCGGGGTGGCAAGGGCACCGGCCTGGGCTTGGCCATCGTCAAGCGGATTGCCGCCTTGCATGGCGGCAACGTCGAACTGCGCAACCGTCCCGATGGCGGCCTGGAAGTGCGGGTGCGCCTGCCGCTGGGGCTGCTGCTGCCGCGCGATGCAGACTAA
- the rimK gene encoding 30S ribosomal protein S6--L-glutamate ligase: protein MKIAVLSRNPRLYSTRRLVEAGTERGHEMVVVDTLRAYMNIASHKPQIHYRGKPLEGFDAVIPRIGASVTFYGCAVLRQFEMMGVFPLNESVAIARSRDKLRSLQLLSRRGIGLPVTGFAHSPDDIPDLIEMVNGAPLVIKVLEGTQGIGVVLCETATAAESVIEAFMGLKQNIMVQEYIKEAGGADIRCFVVGDKVIAAMKRQAKPGEFRSNLHRGGSASLIKITPEERMTALRAAKVMGLSVAGVDILRSNHGPLVMEVNSSPGLEGIETTTGKNVAGIIIEHIEKNGGPNMTRTKGKG, encoded by the coding sequence ATGAAGATCGCTGTGCTGTCGCGTAACCCGCGTCTGTATTCCACTCGTCGTCTGGTCGAGGCCGGCACCGAGCGTGGCCATGAAATGGTAGTGGTCGATACCCTGCGCGCCTACATGAACATCGCCAGCCACAAGCCGCAGATCCACTACCGCGGCAAGCCCCTGGAAGGCTTCGATGCGGTGATCCCGCGGATTGGCGCCTCGGTGACTTTCTACGGCTGCGCGGTGCTGCGCCAGTTCGAAATGATGGGGGTCTTCCCCCTCAACGAGTCGGTAGCCATCGCCCGTTCCCGGGACAAGTTGCGTTCGCTGCAACTGTTGTCGCGGCGCGGCATCGGCCTGCCGGTGACCGGCTTTGCCCACTCGCCGGACGACATTCCCGACCTGATCGAGATGGTCAACGGCGCGCCCCTGGTGATCAAAGTGCTGGAAGGCACCCAGGGCATCGGCGTGGTGCTCTGTGAAACGGCCACGGCAGCAGAGTCGGTGATCGAGGCCTTCATGGGCCTGAAGCAGAACATCATGGTCCAGGAATACATCAAGGAAGCCGGCGGCGCCGACATTCGCTGCTTCGTGGTGGGCGACAAGGTAATTGCGGCGATGAAACGCCAGGCCAAGCCGGGGGAGTTCCGCTCCAACCTGCATCGCGGCGGCAGCGCCAGCCTGATCAAGATCACCCCGGAAGAACGCATGACCGCGCTGCGGGCAGCCAAGGTCATGGGCCTGAGCGTGGCGGGGGTGGACATCCTGCGCTCCAATCACGGGCCGCTGGTGATGGAAGTCAATTCCTCCCCGGGCCTGGAAGGCATCGAGACCACCACCGGCAAGAACGTCGCCGGAATCATCATCGAGCACATCGAAAAGAACGGCGGCCCGAACATGACCCGCACCAAAGGCAAAGGTTAA
- a CDS encoding ATP-dependent zinc protease — protein MTVVGLREWVALPDLGVAGLRAKIDTGASTSSLHATEIEPFERDGEQWVRFNAHLGSVVQLRHRRCEAPLVAMKTIKSSNGQAQVRYVISTTLALGDRVWRVEFTLACRKAMRYRLLLGSKALIDGQLVVNPGIKYVQDKPVFPVSTTSATGVA, from the coding sequence TTGACCGTTGTCGGTCTGCGCGAGTGGGTGGCGCTTCCTGATCTGGGAGTGGCCGGCCTGCGTGCCAAGATCGACACCGGAGCCAGTACCTCCAGCCTGCATGCAACCGAGATCGAGCCGTTCGAGCGCGACGGTGAGCAGTGGGTGCGTTTCAATGCCCACCTGGGCAGTGTGGTGCAGTTGCGGCACCGGCGTTGCGAAGCACCGCTGGTGGCGATGAAGACCATTAAAAGCTCCAACGGCCAGGCCCAGGTGCGCTATGTCATCAGCACCACCCTGGCCCTGGGCGATCGCGTGTGGCGGGTGGAATTTACCCTCGCCTGCCGCAAGGCCATGCGCTATCGCCTGCTGCTGGGCTCCAAGGCCCTGATCGACGGCCAGCTGGTGGTCAATCCGGGCATCAAATACGTACAAGACAAACCGGTGTTCCCGGTATCCACTACCTCTGCCACAGGTGTTGCATGA
- a CDS encoding EAL domain-containing protein codes for MTDFPTSLTSPGNRCEGCQKSPPLGFDFSFAYQPIVDLRDRSIFAHEALVRGVNGEGANTVLNQVDDSNRYRFDQRCRTLAITTAAQLGMRSHLSINFMPNAVYRPELCIRSTLEAARAQHFPLDRLIFETLESQHVDNSRHLTHILREYREFGFKTAIDDFGAGYSGLNLLANFQPDLIKLDMALIRDVDQDRVRQAIIRGIVTICAELGVTVIAEGIESAGERDFLSDCGIYLMQGYWFAKPAFKALAEVSAAAWKS; via the coding sequence GTGACTGATTTCCCCACATCCCTGACCTCGCCGGGCAACCGCTGCGAAGGCTGCCAGAAAAGCCCGCCACTGGGCTTCGATTTTTCCTTCGCCTATCAACCCATAGTCGATCTGCGCGACCGCTCGATCTTTGCCCATGAGGCCCTGGTGCGCGGGGTCAATGGCGAAGGCGCCAACACCGTGCTGAACCAGGTCGACGACAGCAACCGCTATCGCTTCGACCAACGCTGCCGAACCCTGGCCATCACCACGGCGGCGCAGTTGGGGATGCGCAGCCACCTGTCGATCAACTTCATGCCCAACGCCGTTTACCGTCCGGAACTGTGCATCCGCAGCACCCTGGAAGCCGCCCGGGCCCAGCACTTTCCCCTGGACCGGCTGATTTTCGAAACCCTGGAAAGCCAGCACGTAGATAACAGTCGCCATTTGACCCATATTCTGCGTGAATACCGCGAATTCGGCTTCAAGACCGCCATCGATGACTTCGGCGCGGGATACTCGGGGCTGAACTTGCTGGCGAATTTCCAACCCGACCTGATCAAGCTCGACATGGCGCTGATTCGCGATGTCGACCAGGATCGCGTACGCCAGGCGATCATCCGCGGGATTGTCACAATCTGTGCGGAGTTGGGGGTTACAGTCATTGCCGAAGGCATTGAAAGCGCCGGTGAACGAGACTTTCTCAGCGACTGTGGAATTTACCTGATGCAGGGTTACTGGTTCGCCAAACCTGCATTCAAAGCCCTGGCCGAGGTTTCGGCCGCGGCCTGGAAAAGCTAA
- a CDS encoding RNA-binding S4 domain-containing protein → MAHKQEEEDKVRLDKWLWAARFYKTRALAKAAIESGKVHHRGERCKPGKEPRVGDEYQIRAGFDERTVVVQALSIVRRGAPEAQTLYTETEASIAKREAAAAQRKAGALGVSTDGKPTKKQRRDLFKFHGSSHE, encoded by the coding sequence GTGGCGCACAAGCAGGAAGAAGAGGACAAGGTTCGTCTGGATAAGTGGCTGTGGGCGGCGCGCTTCTACAAGACCCGTGCCCTGGCCAAGGCGGCCATCGAAAGCGGCAAGGTGCATCACCGTGGCGAGCGCTGCAAACCGGGCAAGGAGCCGCGGGTAGGCGATGAATACCAGATTCGCGCCGGCTTCGATGAGCGCACCGTGGTGGTCCAGGCCCTTTCCATCGTCCGTCGGGGGGCGCCCGAAGCGCAGACCCTCTACACGGAAACCGAAGCCAGCATCGCCAAACGCGAAGCCGCCGCGGCCCAGCGCAAGGCTGGCGCCCTAGGGGTCAGCACCGACGGCAAGCCCACCAAGAAACAGCGCCGGGACCTGTTCAAGTTCCACGGCAGCAGCCACGAGTGA
- a CDS encoding phosphatase PAP2 family protein: MNNPGLFQARWNLGKLVLCNLLPLALLGFWLWPTGQMYCLMFDEWLFRHLNTPLATNSTWLHIWAVASLRPFDIVVGLIMLGLLIRGDWVFKAVDVRRAFFGFLSILILMVVIRALFSKLVALMNWQHNSPSMVLEGAVHMSDYFPAWEKTWELKDRSSQSFPGDHASVLLIWGLFMGLFSRSVGQFLIVWGLTLLFMMPRLVAGAHWGQDDYIGGVLLAVLALGWGYYTPYAARMSNFLLRLTHPLFKLVSRMPLLSRMNVVRASSLLR, from the coding sequence ATGAACAATCCGGGTTTGTTCCAAGCAAGGTGGAACCTCGGCAAGCTGGTTCTGTGCAATTTACTCCCTTTGGCCCTGCTGGGATTCTGGTTGTGGCCGACCGGGCAGATGTACTGCCTGATGTTCGACGAGTGGCTGTTCCGTCACCTCAACACCCCCCTCGCGACAAACTCTACCTGGCTGCATATCTGGGCCGTGGCCAGCCTGCGCCCCTTCGATATCGTGGTGGGCCTGATCATGCTCGGCCTGCTGATTCGTGGTGATTGGGTGTTCAAGGCGGTGGACGTGCGCCGGGCGTTTTTCGGCTTCCTGTCGATCCTGATTCTTATGGTGGTGATTCGCGCGCTGTTTTCCAAGTTGGTGGCGCTGATGAACTGGCAACACAACAGCCCGTCCATGGTGCTTGAAGGCGCCGTGCACATGAGCGACTACTTCCCCGCCTGGGAGAAGACCTGGGAACTCAAGGACCGCTCCAGCCAGAGCTTCCCCGGCGACCACGCTTCGGTGCTGCTGATCTGGGGGCTGTTCATGGGCCTGTTCAGCCGCAGTGTCGGCCAGTTCCTGATCGTCTGGGGCCTGACCCTGCTGTTCATGATGCCGCGCCTGGTGGCGGGCGCGCATTGGGGCCAGGACGACTACATCGGCGGCGTGCTGCTGGCAGTGCTGGCCCTGGGCTGGGGCTACTACACACCGTATGCGGCGCGGATGTCGAACTTCCTGCTGCGCCTGACGCACCCGCTGTTCAAGCTGGTGAGCCGGATGCCGCTGCTGTCGCGCATGAACGTGGTCCGCGCCAGCAGCCTGCTGCGCTAA
- the hslO gene encoding Hsp33 family molecular chaperone HslO, which yields MTDLPDTDFTQRFIFDESDARGELVALERSYAEVLAKHAYPEPVAQLLGELMAAASLLVGTLKFDGLLILQARSEGPVPLLMIECSSNREIRGLARYDAAQIAPDATLADLMPNGVLALTVDPTQGQRYQGIVDLDGATLAECFTNYFVMSQQTGTRFWLYADGRNARGLLLQQLPADRLRDPEEREANWQHLTALASTLTADELLSLDNETVLHRLYHEEAVRLFDVQPLRFRCSCSRERSGNALVSLGLEDAQELVVEHGGSIEIDCQFCNERYLFDAADIAQLFAGAGVDTPSDTRH from the coding sequence ATGACTGATTTGCCGGATACCGACTTCACTCAACGCTTCATCTTCGATGAGAGCGACGCCCGCGGCGAGCTGGTGGCGCTGGAGCGCAGTTACGCTGAAGTCCTCGCCAAACACGCCTATCCCGAGCCGGTGGCACAACTGCTCGGTGAACTGATGGCGGCGGCATCGTTGCTGGTTGGCACCTTGAAGTTCGATGGCTTGCTGATTCTCCAGGCCCGCTCCGAAGGCCCGGTGCCGCTGCTGATGATCGAGTGCTCCAGCAACCGCGAGATCCGTGGCCTGGCTCGCTACGATGCAGCGCAGATCGCCCCTGATGCGACCCTCGCCGACCTGATGCCCAACGGCGTCCTGGCCCTGACCGTGGACCCGACCCAGGGCCAGCGTTACCAGGGCATCGTCGATCTGGACGGCGCCACCCTGGCCGAATGCTTCACCAACTACTTCGTCATGTCGCAACAGACCGGCACCCGTTTCTGGCTCTACGCCGACGGCCGCAATGCCCGCGGCCTGCTCCTGCAACAACTGCCTGCCGACCGCCTGCGCGACCCAGAAGAGCGCGAGGCCAACTGGCAGCACCTCACCGCCCTGGCCAGCACCCTGACCGCCGATGAACTGCTGAGCCTGGACAACGAAACCGTGCTCCACCGTCTGTACCACGAAGAGGCCGTGCGCCTGTTCGACGTGCAACCGCTGCGTTTCCGCTGCAGTTGCTCCCGCGAGCGCTCGGGCAACGCGCTGGTCAGCCTGGGGCTGGAAGATGCGCAGGAACTGGTGGTGGAACACGGCGGCAGCATCGAGATCGATTGCCAGTTCTGCAACGAACGCTACCTGTTCGATGCCGCCGATATTGCGCAATTGTTTGCCGGTGCGGGCGTCGACACGCCGTCAGATACTCGTCACTAA